AATACATAAGAAGAGATTTACCTGGGTAACGGTTAGGTTTCCCAACCTCCATCGTACATAATATCGAATAGGAATCACAAGTGTGTAGAGGACATGAAGGAAGGCAAATCCCAGAGCCAGCAAGCCAAGCTGCTTTCGGCAAAGCATCCAGTGGTCCAGCCAGTCTGGGAATCGACGGTATTTTGTGCCTCGGTACAGTTGTAGAATGGCAGCAATAACACCAGGGAGGTAAACCAAAGCAAGCAGTGTAAGTGCTGTTATTGGAAAGACACGATTTGGAATGGAAATAGCCATACGAAATgtattatctttcttttcataAACGTAAGGGTAGATTACATCTCTTATAACacaatagaaaaacaagaagataCACAGAACAGCAGACAAATAGAAGGGGAACCTCCACATTGGAAATAGTTGCAGGGGgtacttttcaatttctttggcTGCTGTGAGTGATCCTTGATCCATTGGAGTAAGTCCAAGATTACGAACAATATCCATCACTCTTTGCTTGGCTTTGCTGTCATTTCCACACACAAATACCTGGTTTAAAAGCAATTAATTCTGTATttactccttttctttatttaataattattttgaaaggcTACAACAGCACCATGCAGAATGATGACATGTAACAGTGAACCGTTTTTAAAATAAGGACGTAGAATTAACATATCTAACAAGATGCTTTAAACTTGTTTGTGGTGTCCTAGATAGGTAAGTACCATGGTTTTTAGTTGATGATGGTTTTAGGCACATCATACTTATATAAGACCTGGTTCTCTGCATAATGAGTAGTTTGATCTTTCTTCTGTATTTGTGGTGCCGCATTACTTATGAATGCTTCTAATCTCAGTGCATAAATGGAACCAGTTTCATACAAAGTAATGGAAGTAGAAAAGGATATTCACCAAGTATTAGTTTCTAGTACTGACAAGAAGCCTCCAGAGGCTGACACCATGGGGTTCCATCAAACTAAAATCTGAGGGTGCATACAGTGGGAGATGAATTGCAACAGTTGACCACCTTACTTGGTCAAGCTCAAGAAAATTATTCACAACACATATTAGCAAAATGTAATATTTAGTGGGTATTTGATCTTGGAATTATATTTTAGAATCTTCGAGGCAAGTGCACATTtaatgattcattttttaaagattgagtGTAGATTTGTTTAATCTTACCTGCCGACTTGCATCCAGTGCTCCTGACTGGAGAGCCCAGGCTGAGATGGTGTTAAATGCTTTTACCACGTGGGCTCCTGGCACCAACTGAGCAAGGTACTCTGCATTAGACTCTGGATACTGATTGATTTTGAGGTTGTTGCTGATATCTACCAATATTTTTCCATTGAGAACCTCAGTTAATTCTGTGAGAAAATCATAATGCTCTCTGTGGATTGCTATGATTATGATGTCAGACTTCTTGGCTGCTTCTGAATAGCTCAAGACTTCTGCACCATTGGGCAGTAGGTTGTTCTTCTGGGGGTTTCGACTTCCAAAAACAATAGAATAACCACACTGGAGCATTTTCAATCCCAATGATCTTCCAAAATCACCAGTTCCAAAAATACATACAATCTCTTGCTTTTCTGAAGAATTCATAGTAAGAGGAAGTGCATCTATACAAGTTTTCTccataactgaaaaataataacacaaatgCCCAACAAAATATAAATGCGCTGTGCATGGAAAATTAAAGAGAGCTATATCCAGGAAGTATAGTAATTGACTTGTTCTAATCTAATTGTCCTAACTATATTTACCCCCAAATTTGGAAGGAGTGAAAATTGTCATATATATTCTCATATGTGTCTTATGTAACAAAATCACTGGTGAAAAGCTTCTGTTTGATAAAAGGATACAGGACAAAATCTGACCAAAAAATGCACCAATAAATTATAGATGAATTCACTTGTTTAGTGatacaaaaaaacctaaataaaacattagcaaacagaatccagcagcttGTTAATAGAAGGTATATGTTGATCATATGGGGATTATTCTACAAATGTGAAGATCAGCTCTACAAGTTCAATTTTAGAAACTTCATTAATACaacttaaaagattaaaatttaatcGTATATTAAAAGATTTAAGGAAAATGTCCATcttatttgtgtatgttaaaaaggACATCTgttaaaattcaatatttattcttGATTCACagtgaaagagaaatacataGATATTTCCTTAACATATAAAAGTTATTGATCTTAACCTAAAATTCAGCATTATGCCTAAAAACATGAGTAGAAACATTTCCAACAAAGTCAGGAATCAGACAAATATGTCTGCTATGACAACTTTAGTTATTGTTCTGGAAGTTCTAACTAACATAACTGGatcagagaaagaaatcagagctACAGAAATTCAAGAGGGATTCCAGATGATCAAACAAGGGAAAATCAACCAAAAAAGTGTCATACATATTAAAACAATTCAACATCTGGTCTGGGAACTAGATTAAAATCAATAttcttcatatattaaaaaagaaaccagtAAGAAGATTTAATCCATGAAAGGATCCTACTTATAGCTgcaacaaaataaagacaatatgTAACAAGATAGCAAGGTATGTGCAACatctatatgaaaaatattttaaatgctcttAAGAATCAGGAGAAgagaatttatataaatgaaaatgtacagTATGTTCTTGGATGGCAAGGCTCACAAGATGTCAGTTTTCCCtaatttaatctataaattctgAAAAGTAGGTTAATAAATGGGATGCTAGTCATATTAAATATTAACACTTTTATAAagccaaaataattaaataatgtgGTACTATCAAAGAAATAGATAAAGTTCTGgacaggaacagtggctcatgcctctaatcccagcactttgggaggccaaggcaggtggatcacttgaggccaggagtttgaaaccagcctggctgacatagtgaaatcccatctctactaaaaatacaaatattagccaggtgtagtgacaggcgcctgtaatcccagctactcaggaggccactgcactccagcctgagcaacagagagagactttgtgtccaaaaaaaaaagaaaaagaaaaagaaaaaagaaagtagacaaattttaatgaatgagtttaaaaaaattcagaaatggaCCCAAACACATGATAAATAGCATCTCAGGTCAATGAGAAAACAGATTATTTAATAGCTAATGTTGTAATGACCCAACAGGTTCACCTTGCCTGTTatctagacagagctgatttattcaaatgaaagaacatttcagCTCTTTAGGAGAGTCCcgaaatttcctttattttaatgtCATAATCTCCAAGGTTATCAGAAACTtgcattcaagagcacctgtCAAAGTTTTacagctgattataaaaccatctCCTAAAGAGGACCAAATCAAGATAACAATTGTCTGCAGATGACAGAAATGTTTTAAGGAAGTCACAGTCAAAGAAATTGACAAGGAAACTTGTTATCTCTGTGGCACACAAAAATTCAATGTAACAATTGTAGttattactgataacatataCTGAGGCATATTAGAATTATAGAAATCTTATACAATTTTATAACACATACTAATAACATGTTTATATGACTATAACtcaaagaaagttaaacaccattttatatttgacaatgtttcttaaatgattttaatacattaaataagCCCAATATATCTTTTTGAACTTTAGgagatctaattttttttttaacttagaatttGATCTTGgaaggtttgtcaaatatcaaaggtttaaaacactggATATCACAAAATAGAGTCCCATGTCACCAGAAGttattcatttactcaaaatGACAACtcagggctgggcatagtggtgcacacctatagtcctagctacactgagactgagacatgagaattgcttgaacttgggaggtggaggttgcagtgagccaagatcgcaccactgcaccccagcctgggtgacagagtgagagtctgtcccCTGCCCCCAGAAAATTGCTGGCAGCAATTCCTTCAGAGCCCtccacacatataaacacacacacacacacacacacacacacacaatgtaagACGAACAGAAGGCCTTCAAGACACAGATTCCAGACCCAGTCTCAAACCAAGAGTAGTCCTCCAAACAAGTTCCTTATTCTC
Above is a genomic segment from Macaca thibetana thibetana isolate TM-01 chromosome 3, ASM2454274v1, whole genome shotgun sequence containing:
- the STEAP4 gene encoding metalloreductase STEAP4, coding for MEKTCIDALPLTMNSSEKQEIVCIFGTGDFGRSLGLKMLQCGYSIVFGSRNPQKNNLLPNGAEVLSYSEAAKKSDIIIIAIHREHYDFLTELTEVLNGKILVDISNNLKINQYPESNAEYLAQLVPGAHVVKAFNTISAWALQSGALDASRQVFVCGNDSKAKQRVMDIVRNLGLTPMDQGSLTAAKEIEKYPLQLFPMWRFPFYLSAVLCIFLFFYCVIRDVIYPYVYEKKDNTFRMAISIPNRVFPITALTLLALVYLPGVIAAILQLYRGTKYRRFPDWLDHWMLCRKQLGLLALGFAFLHVLYTLVIPIRYYVRWRLGNLTVTQAILKKENPFSTSSAWLSDSYVALGILGFFLFVLLGITSLPSVSNAVNWREFRFVQSKLGYLTLILCTAHTLVYGGKRFLSPSNLKWYLPAAYVLGLIIPCTVLVIKFVLIMPCVDNTLTRIRQGWERNSKH